In Streptococcus uberis, a single window of DNA contains:
- a CDS encoding rhodanese-like domain-containing protein — MSTVTLIIWGLLFATLAYFAWNYFAFKRMAQQIDNDTFKEMMHKSQIIDLRDPAAFRNKHILGARNFPLQTFDASIKSLRKDKPILVYENATSRIAPSALKKLKKAGFTNLYLLRDGIDYWDGKTK, encoded by the coding sequence ATGTCAACAGTTACACTAATTATTTGGGGACTATTATTTGCAACATTAGCTTATTTTGCATGGAACTATTTTGCCTTTAAACGTATGGCACAGCAAATTGATAATGATACCTTTAAGGAAATGATGCATAAGAGTCAAATTATTGATTTGAGAGATCCAGCTGCCTTTAGAAATAAACATATTTTGGGTGCTAGAAACTTCCCTTTACAAACTTTCGATGCCTCTATTAAATCCTTACGCAAGGACAAACCAATCTTGGTATATGAAAATGCAACAAGTCGAATTGCACCAAGTGCTCTCAAAAAGTTAAAAAAAGCAGGATTTACTAACTTGTACTTATTGAGAGATGGCATTGATTATTGGGACGGTAAAACAAAATAA
- a CDS encoding ROK family glucokinase: MSHKLLGIDLGGTTIKFGILTLEGEVQEKWAIQTNILENGMHIVPDIVASIKHRLEMYGLSKDDFIGIGMGSPGAVDRTKNTVTGAFNLNWKDTQEVGSVIESELGIPFAIDNDANVAALGERWVGAGDNNPDVVFMTLGTGVGGGIIADGNLIHGVAGAGGEIGHMIVEPMNGFACTCGSYGCLETVASATGVVKVARLLAESYEGSSAIKAAIDNGEEVTSKDIFVAAEAGDTFADSVVEKVAFYLGLASANISNILNPDSLVIGGGVSAAGEFLRSRIERYFMTYTFPQVKASTKIKIAELGNDAGIIGAASLARQFIKE, translated from the coding sequence ATGAGTCATAAATTATTAGGAATTGATCTTGGTGGAACAACCATTAAATTTGGAATATTGACACTTGAAGGTGAAGTGCAGGAAAAATGGGCCATCCAAACGAATATTTTGGAAAACGGAATGCATATTGTTCCTGACATTGTTGCCTCAATTAAACATCGTTTAGAGATGTATGGGTTATCTAAAGACGATTTTATCGGTATCGGCATGGGTTCCCCAGGTGCTGTTGACCGGACCAAAAATACAGTCACAGGTGCTTTTAATTTGAACTGGAAAGACACTCAAGAAGTTGGTTCTGTGATTGAAAGCGAACTTGGTATTCCATTTGCCATTGATAATGATGCCAACGTAGCTGCGCTTGGAGAACGATGGGTAGGTGCCGGTGATAATAACCCAGATGTTGTCTTTATGACGCTAGGTACTGGTGTCGGCGGTGGTATCATTGCGGATGGGAATCTCATTCATGGTGTAGCCGGAGCAGGTGGCGAAATTGGTCACATGATTGTGGAACCAATGAATGGTTTTGCTTGTACTTGTGGTTCTTACGGTTGTTTAGAAACAGTTGCTTCTGCTACTGGAGTAGTGAAAGTGGCTCGACTCTTAGCTGAAAGTTATGAAGGTAGTTCGGCAATTAAAGCCGCAATTGATAACGGTGAAGAGGTAACAAGTAAAGACATTTTTGTGGCTGCTGAAGCGGGGGATACTTTTGCAGATTCTGTTGTTGAAAAAGTGGCTTTTTATCTTGGACTAGCATCAGCAAATATTTCAAACATCCTAAATCCAGATTCTCTTGTCATTGGTGGTGGCGTCTCTGCAGCAGGTGAATTTTTAAGGTCCAGAATTGAACGTTATTTTATGACTTATACTTTCCCACAAGTAAAAGCTTCAACCAAAATAAAAATTGCAGAACTTGGCAATGACGCTGGTATTATTGGTGCAGCTAGTCTTGCACGTCAGTTCATTAAAGAATAG
- a CDS encoding YqgQ family protein: MKTLFDVQQLLKHFGIYIYIGKRLYDIEMMKIELQRLFDNGLIEKNDYLNAELILRREHRLELEKEGRKNES, translated from the coding sequence ATGAAAACACTATTTGATGTGCAACAATTACTGAAACATTTTGGCATTTACATTTATATTGGTAAGCGTCTCTATGACATTGAAATGATGAAAATTGAACTTCAACGCTTATTTGATAACGGCTTAATTGAAAAAAATGATTACTTAAATGCGGAATTAATTTTGCGACGTGAACATCGCTTAGAATTAGAAAAAGAAGGACGAAAGAATGAGTCATAA
- a CDS encoding prepilin peptidase: protein MIPILFFCLGASLGSFMGVIWNRFPENSIIWPPSHCDNCKHSLKAQQLIPIFSVLMTGFKCAFCKQRVSPVYSLIELVMGLIFWCAQQHLFLSWIDVYMISISILLSLYDMKTQSYPFIIWIFSFMILLPFYEWNLLVFFFLLIALLCTIWPAVIGNGDLLYLASIALVYNLKMTLWIIQIASILGLAFCLVQKKRKIPFLPFLSLALLVLLCLKH, encoded by the coding sequence ATGATACCTATTTTATTTTTTTGTTTAGGAGCAAGTCTTGGTTCTTTTATGGGGGTTATTTGGAATAGGTTCCCTGAAAACTCAATTATTTGGCCGCCAAGTCATTGTGACAACTGTAAGCATTCACTAAAAGCACAGCAGTTGATACCTATTTTTTCTGTCTTAATGACAGGCTTTAAATGTGCTTTTTGTAAGCAGCGGGTCTCTCCAGTTTATAGCTTGATTGAGTTAGTCATGGGTCTCATCTTTTGGTGTGCCCAGCAACATCTTTTTTTATCATGGATAGATGTCTATATGATTTCCATTTCCATCCTTTTATCACTCTACGATATGAAGACACAATCTTACCCTTTTATAATCTGGATTTTTTCTTTTATGATACTTCTTCCTTTCTATGAATGGAACTTGCTCGTCTTCTTCTTTCTTTTGATAGCCTTACTATGCACCATTTGGCCAGCAGTTATCGGAAATGGAGATCTCCTCTATTTAGCTAGCATAGCCTTAGTCTACAATCTGAAAATGACACTCTGGATTATCCAAATTGCTAGCATTTTAGGCTTAGCCTTTTGTCTTGTCCAGAAAAAAAGAAAAATTCCTTTTTTACCCTTTTTAAGTCTTGCTTTACTAGTCTTGCTATGTTTGAAGCACTAA